A window from Pseudomonadota bacterium encodes these proteins:
- a CDS encoding type II toxin-antitoxin system RatA family toxin, with translation MYELVDGVERYPEFLPWCAAVRVLARNPHSVKATVALAKGSIRQSFTTHNIMEAGRRIEMRLIEGPFKYLHGVWSFRPLGEAGCEVVLSMQYEFSSGVLALAFGHAFNHIASTLVDAFCNRARDLYGASQGL, from the coding sequence ATGTACGAATTGGTCGACGGTGTCGAGCGCTATCCGGAGTTTCTACCGTGGTGCGCGGCGGTGCGGGTGCTCGCCCGCAATCCTCACAGTGTCAAGGCCACGGTCGCGCTCGCCAAGGGCAGCATCCGGCAGAGCTTCACGACGCATAACATCATGGAGGCCGGCCGGCGCATCGAGATGCGCTTGATCGAGGGCCCGTTCAAGTATCTGCATGGGGTCTGGTCGTTCCGCCCCCTGGGTGAGGCGGGATGCGAGGTGGTGCTGTCCATGCAGTATGAGTTCAGCAGCGGGGTCCTGGCGCTGGCCTTCGGTCACGCCTTCAACCACATCGCGAGCACGCTCGTGGATGCCTTTTGCAACCGTGCGCGCGATCTGTATGGGGCCTCTCAGGGCTTGTGA
- the smpB gene encoding SsrA-binding protein SmpB, with product MTKAKHTPGSTITQNKKARHDFAIEERLEGGLVLQGWEVKSLRAGRVQLRDSYVLLKGGEAWLFGALISPLPSASTHVEPDPARSRKVLLHRPEINRLIGAVERKGYTAVATALYWKKGRAKVELGLAKGKKAHDKRAAVKEREWGREQQRILKHAV from the coding sequence ATGACCAAAGCCAAGCACACGCCCGGATCCACCATCACCCAGAACAAGAAGGCCAGGCACGACTTCGCCATCGAGGAGCGGCTGGAGGGCGGATTGGTCCTGCAAGGCTGGGAGGTCAAGAGCCTTCGGGCCGGGCGGGTCCAGCTTCGGGACAGCTACGTGCTCCTCAAGGGTGGCGAGGCGTGGTTGTTCGGGGCCTTGATCAGCCCCTTGCCCTCGGCATCGACCCATGTCGAACCGGACCCCGCGCGCAGCCGCAAGGTCCTCCTGCACCGCCCGGAGATCAATCGCCTCATCGGGGCGGTGGAGCGAAAGGGCTACACCGCAGTGGCCACCGCGCTCTACTGGAAGAAGGGCCGCGCCAAGGTCGAGCTAGGGCTCGCCAAGGGCAAGAAGGCCCACGACAAGCGCGCGGCGGTCAAAGAACGCGAGTGGGGCCGCGAGCAGCAACGCATCCTCAAGCACGCCGTATAG
- a CDS encoding RnfH family protein yields MKKSDPAVDAMWVEIAYCGRGDQTVLRVEVPPGTTVGQVLHRSGLLDRYPEIDLGVNRIGVFGVLRGLCHALEPGDRVEIYRPLATDPKRARRVRARARP; encoded by the coding sequence GTGAAAAAATCGGACCCCGCGGTCGACGCGATGTGGGTTGAGATCGCCTACTGCGGACGCGGGGATCAAACGGTGCTGCGGGTCGAGGTACCGCCGGGCACCACCGTCGGCCAAGTGCTGCACCGTTCCGGGCTGCTCGATCGCTACCCCGAGATCGACCTCGGGGTCAATCGGATCGGGGTCTTCGGGGTGCTCCGTGGGCTCTGCCATGCCCTGGAGCCCGGCGATAGGGTCGAGATCTACCGGCCGTTAGCAACGGACCCCAAGCGCGCCCGGCGCGTGCGAGCGCGGGCGCGCCCATAA